The following nucleotide sequence is from Anguilla rostrata isolate EN2019 chromosome 3, ASM1855537v3, whole genome shotgun sequence.
TTCAAGCTatgaaaacagtgtgtgtgtgtgtgtgtgcgtgtgtgtgtgtgtgtgtatatgcacctgtgtgtgtatgtgtttatgtgtctttATGTGGGTGTATAAgagagaatgtgattgtatgtaaTTCTGAGAGTTGTCATATCCTACTGTAACGCTCAGACTCTTTCTCTTATTTGTTGTTTAACTTCAGGAGTGTGTAGAAATGCCCAtactgccctgctctctctccagtgtggGTAGAATGTTCCGTCTGACGCCAGACTGATAACAGGAACGCACCCGAAACCATTTCCACCTCTCGCCCATCCCTCATTCTGTAAGAGAAGAACACGAACCcctgaaataaacatttctggAGTCTGGAGTGTTATTTTGGCATTTGTGGGGAGTTTGTAGGTTCCATCCGTCATGCctagtgagggggagggtgggcgggggcggggctggtcaCGTGCTGCTGCGAAACAGCCATCAGACAGTCGTTTATCTCCCCACATTCCTGCACTCTCTCGTTCCTGGTACTGAGGGGGGCGAGCgggtcagggagagagagagagagaaagagagaaaatgcgATAGATAGATCAATAGACCGattaacagacagacagatggacagacaaatAGATTGATAGataggtaggtgtgtgtgtgtgtatgcatgtttgtgtgtgtgtgtgtgtgggtgtgcctgtctgtgtgtgtgtgtgttgactgattgtttgtttgtcttgattatgcctgtctgtgtgtgtgtgcatgtgtgggtgtgcgtgtctgtgtgtgtgtgtgttgatcgATTTTTAGTTTGTCTTGAttatgcctgtctgtgtgtgtgggtgtgtgtgtctgtgtctgtctgtgtgtgtgggtgtgcatgtctgtgtgtgtgtgtgtgttgattgattgtttgtttgtcttgattatgcctgtgtgtgtgtgtgtgtgtatgttgattgactgtttgtttgtcttgattatgcctgtgtgtgtgtgtgtgtgggtggtgttgttgattgattgtgtgtttgtcttgattatgcctgtgtgtgagtgtgtgtgttgattgattgtgtgtttgtctggaTTATGTCTGTCTGTACCAGTGTTTTTCAGATCAGCACTGCAGTAGTAGTACAGTAGTGGCAGTAGCAGCTAAAAGCTTTTTCACAGCTGATGCTTGTCTCACTCTCTCGACTGCTGTAGTGTTGATTTCAGAAACGCTGGTGAGACCTGCAGCTGTGGAGACACTGAGTGTGTGAACGCCTGGCTTGGCATCCTGTCTTCACATGTCAGACAttctaaaaagtacattttaacaaCTTTGACAACAGATGTAATGTTTGAGAGGGGAGCTCTTTTTTGTCTTCATAGTGTTTGCAattaagcgtgtgtgtgtgggtgggtgtgtctgtgtttgggaaGCAACAACGCTTACAGACAGCTGCTACCAGCTGCTCAAtctttgggtggggggtgcacctgcttgaggggtggggggaggtatCACAGAgatggggtgaggggtgggatggggaggAGGCATATCATGCGTGGATTGggtgacagaaacacaaatcTGCGTTTGAGAGATCAGGCTGTGAATATTCTGAAATCCTGTCTGCCTCTCtatttttactctctctctctctctctctctctctctctccctttctctctctatttctctatgtgtctctctatttctctttttctcatccGCTAATACTTGTCTTTGACTTTTGGatccgtttttctttttttcatgagcatttcttgtatttttaacttgttttctggttgtcttttgttttttggtcgcttgtttttttggctggaccgcaacagtggggccagccctacaaatgcgaacatctgtgactgagtgatgaagttacaccattggtcggccggtccggccatatactaggttttgacctggtcttgttgatgGGACTGCAATAGTATAGCTAGCTATaggaattttattttgttttgaactgatgataaataaaatggttttaaaagtcagtcttctctccctctctcgctcactcctttttcaccccccccccaggccagtTTTGTTTCCCAGTGACTGTGAGCAGCCCCAAGCCCAAGGTGGAGATCCATGAGAAtgaaggtgaggaagaggaggatgaagagagGCAGTCcactttttctgtgtttctgctcttcGTCTCTTAGCCTCTTCAATTcaaatgcacagaaacaaacatgcaTCATACAGTGGatcacacaaacataaatctAGACATACGGTGTACATACAAATATTGGCCTATCCTATATAATTTGCCACTACTCCAATGTTTCCCTAATAAATAGGGGAGCTTTTAGCTgttatttaaagttttaaattctgggcatatttttatgaatttgggGTAGAAATTCTCCCTCACAACATGTGGAACTTAGCAGCTTCGTCTCCACCGCTCCCTAACTGCAGTGGGAGCAcagtctgtcctctctgtgcagccaggtctgcctgtgtctgccttTCTCGatggccaggctgtgctcactgagtTCATACATTGTCAAGGTTTTTCTCTGCTTGCTATCTGTCACCATGGTCAGGTAATCAGCCGTAGTGTATAATCTGTTTAGGCCCAGATaggtcaaatatttttctttttgttttattataattatgtcTGGTCAAATTCTCTGATCTAGGAGGATGTCGCTGTCCTGGGACTGGCTATTATTAGTTGTATTACTATTAGAGCTTTTCTGAATATTAGTTAGTCGTAGATATTGGTCTAATTCTGTCCTGCGTgcattatttctctctctctctctctcttgctctctctctctctctccctccctctctctccacagatgctgtgctgccctgtgtgtttaaGACTGAGAAAGACAGCCATCCCCGTATTGAGTGGAAGAAAAAGGGCAAAGATATATCCTATGTGTACTTCAATGGAACATTCAGAGGTAccccacactcacgcacacacacacacacacacacacacacacacacacgcacatgcatacacaaacgcacacactgtTGGTACTGGACGTAATTAGGTTTTTGGTTGAACACCCCACTCCTGCCTccgtcacccccctcccccatcccccccaccccccccagggagCTTTGCGGGACGGGCGAAGATGGAGGGGGCTACAGTGACCCTGTACAGAGCCACGCTGAGAGATTCGGGGGAGTACCGGTGTGAGGTCAGCGCCTCCATGGACTCCAACACCCTGGGAGAGGCGGAAGTCAGCCTCAAAGTGCTGGGtaccgtctgtctgtctgtctgtctgtgtgtgtgtacctgtctgactgactgtctgtctgtgtgtgtgtacctgtctgactgactgtctgtctgtctgtgtgtgtgtacctgtctgactgactgtctgtctgtgtgtgtgtacctgtctgactgactgtctgtctgtctgtctgtctgtgtgtacctgtctgactgactgtctgtctgtctgtgtgtctgtctgtctgactgtctatgtgtgtgtgcgtgtgtgtgtgtgtatgtacctgtctatctgtctttctgtctgtctgtctgtctgtctgtccttccatctctctctttgtgtgtatgtatcgaCGCTTCCTTCCACCTCTGTGGCCTGAGTaagccctgcctcccccccccgcagtgcccccccacaccccgctgTGTGAGATCCCCAGCTCTGCTCTGACGGGGGCCGTGGTGGAGATGCGCTGTGAGGACCGCCTCAGCTTCCCCCCCGCTACGTACAGGTGGTACAAAGACAACCGCCCGCTGAGCTCCACCCGCCAGGCCAACCTCACCTACACCCTGGACACACAGTCCGGCAAGCTGGTGAGACGCACAGCgtcgctacacacacacacacacgcacacgcacacgcacacatgcacacacacacacacacacacccacacacccacacacccacacacacacatacacactcacacacacacacacacacacacccacacacacacacacacacacacacacacacacacacacacacacacacacacacactcacacacacacacagttgtacTGTAGTGTCCATGACCTTGTGTTGGCTGCAGTATTTCAGGGCTGTGTCCCAGGCTGACTCAGGGCAGTACCGCTGTGAGGCCTCGAATGGAGTGGGGGCGCCAAAGAGCTGTGAGGGAAAACACCTGCAGATTGATatgtgtgagtatctgtgtgtgtgtgtgcatgcgtgcgtgtgtgtgtgtatgcgtttgtgtatgcatgtgtgtttgtgtgtgcatgcgtgtgtgtgtgtgtgtgtgtgtgtgtgtttgtgtgtgtgtgtgtgtgtgtgtgtgtgtgtgtgtgtgtgtgtgtgtgcgtgcgtctgtgtttgtgtgtgtgtgtgtgtgtgtgtgtgtgtgtctgtgtttgtgtgtgtgtgtgtttgtgcgtgtgtgtgtgtttgtgcgtgtgtgtgtgtgtgtgtttgtgtgtgtgtgtgtgtgtgagtgtgagtgttagGTGTGTTagttctcagtctctctctctctccctctctctgtgcagatgATATGAACATGATGATCATCATCACTGTGGCTGCAGGGGGTCTGCTCCTCctcagtgtgagtgtgctgggagtctgctgctgctgctggagacgCCGCTGCAGTgagtctgcctgcctgcctgcctgtctgtctctgtctgtctctgtctgcctgcctgcctgcctgcctgtctgtctctgtctgtctgcctgtctgtctgtatctctcaCCCCTTTTCTTCCTTCACTGTTCAGTTAAAGAATATTCTGGTTCAGGGCAAAGATGCTGATGTTCTCTGAGACACCTAGTTTACATTTTATGctgaataattgaaaatgaactCCTGTTCTCTCCACTTTGTCTTCCCCGTTCTTTCTATCTTTCTATCTATttatctttctgtctttctttctattGACAGAGCATCAAAAGGGAAAAGGAAGGTAAGAGTATTTCTGTTGTATACACGTGCTCATGTCTATCATATGTGTGTGCTTCCATACAC
It contains:
- the LOC135251878 gene encoding junctional adhesion molecule 2A-like isoform X2, producing MKRTEPLLLISALLLLLQSQFCFPVTVSSPKPKVEIHENEDAVLPCVFKTEKDSHPRIEWKKKGKDISYVYFNGTFRGSFAGRAKMEGATVTLYRATLRDSGEYRCEVSASMDSNTLGEAEVSLKVLVPPHTPLCEIPSSALTGAVVEMRCEDRLSFPPATYRWYKDNRPLSSTRQANLTYTLDTQSGKLYFRAVSQADSGQYRCEASNGVGAPKSCEGKHLQIDMYDMNMMIIITVAAGGLLLLSVSVLGVCCCCWRRRCKHQKGKGSDTPHQCSSSSLPNPEYYRHTQSFVL
- the LOC135251878 gene encoding junctional adhesion molecule 2A-like isoform X1, with the protein product MKRTEPLLLISALLLLLQSQFCFPVTVSSPKPKVEIHENEDAVLPCVFKTEKDSHPRIEWKKKGKDISYVYFNGTFRGSFAGRAKMEGATVTLYRATLRDSGEYRCEVSASMDSNTLGEAEVSLKVLVPPHTPLCEIPSSALTGAVVEMRCEDRLSFPPATYRWYKDNRPLSSTRQANLTYTLDTQSGKLYFRAVSQADSGQYRCEASNGVGAPKSCEGKHLQIDMYDMNMMIIITVAAGGLLLLSVSVLGVCCCCWRRRCKHQKGKGSSDTPHQCSSSSLPNPEYYRHTQSFVL